The window CGCGTCGGCCCAGGCGCTTTCACGGCAACGCGGCAGATCGAGCGTATCGAGCAGCTTGCTACAGTTCCGCCTCGATGCCGTGATGCGCCAGGAACTCCTTGGCCCCGTCCTTACCCATGTAGCGGGCCAGGATTTTGGGGTCGGTGAGGCGCAGATCGACCAGAATCAGGCCGTCCAGGGCGTCGGCAAAGTCCTGGTCCACGTTGAAGGCCAGGAGCTTGCCACCGAGCTTCAGATACTGCCTGAGCAGCACGGGCACGCCCTTCTGGTCGCCCTCCACCTCGGAGATGAGCGCGGCTAGGTCGTCGATGTCGCGACAAACCTGCCGCGCCGAGTTGATGACCAGCCCCGAGAGGGAGAGCGGTTTGAGCTTGGGCGGCGTCTTGGGCTTGACGGTCTTGGAAAGTAGACCGGCCGCCTCGCGCATGGAGAGGAAGCGCAGCATCAACTCTCGCGAAAACCCCTTGTAATCGTTTGAAATGCTCACCGGGCCGAAGAGCATGGCGTAGCGCGGATTGCGGCTGACGAAGACTCCGATGCCCTTCCAGAGCATGAGCAGCGAGGTGTAGCTCTTCTGATAGCGGCTCTGGATGAATGACCTGCCCATCTCCAGGCCGGGATTTATGCTTTCGAGAAACCGGGGCTTCAGGGTGAACAAGGTATTGGTATAAAGACCCGAAGGCCCCTTGTCGCGCAGGATCTCGTCCACCGGCCCCAGGCGGTAGGCTCCCATGATCTCCCGGTCCGTCCGGCTCCACATGGCCAGGTGCCAGTAGGCGTCGTCGAAGCGGTCGAGGTCCGTGGCCTTGCCCGTGCCCTCGCCCACCTCGCGGAAGGTGATCTCGCGCAGACGGCCTATCTCCTCCATGCAGTTCGGGATCTGCGGCTTGCGGGCGATGAACACGATCTGGTCCACGGATTCCACGAGGATCTGCTCGCGCGGCAGGGCCGCGATCTCCGCTTCGAGCGCCTCTCGCGACTGCGGGGCCACGATCTCGACGCTGGCCTTGGGCGGCAGGGCCAGCCGGGGCTTCTCCTTCTGGTCGCGGTT is drawn from Alkalidesulfovibrio alkalitolerans DSM 16529 and contains these coding sequences:
- a CDS encoding lysophospholipid acyltransferase family protein, with amino-acid sequence MQHQPSRSELLRLPPPSGGPIAKTLYSLLTPPLSKFIGLSEINRIYAHSAVGDTDRFLDMALGTMGIDIALSDEDRARIPAEGPCVVVANHPFGAVEGMILAKVLRQARPDAKLMANYLLALIPEMARIIIQVDPFGTGDSTKKNIGPLKEAMRFLRDGGILGIFPAGEVSSINILKRAITDKEWSPTVGRIIKRTGVPVLPVYFKGSNRALFHLMGLIHPRLRTIMLPREMLKRQNTTIEMRIGQPIPPSQLKGFETDEQLMEYLKLRTYVLRNRDQKEKPRLALPPKASVEIVAPQSREALEAEIAALPREQILVESVDQIVFIARKPQIPNCMEEIGRLREITFREVGEGTGKATDLDRFDDAYWHLAMWSRTDREIMGAYRLGPVDEILRDKGPSGLYTNTLFTLKPRFLESINPGLEMGRSFIQSRYQKSYTSLLMLWKGIGVFVSRNPRYAMLFGPVSISNDYKGFSRELMLRFLSMREAAGLLSKTVKPKTPPKLKPLSLSGLVINSARQVCRDIDDLAALISEVEGDQKGVPVLLRQYLKLGGKLLAFNVDQDFADALDGLILVDLRLTDPKILARYMGKDGAKEFLAHHGIEAEL